The nucleotide sequence GACATCTTGTTAGAGAAATTGATGCTTTGGGCGGAGAAATGGGTAAAAATATAGATAAAACCTTTATCCAATCTAAAATGCTTAATTCATCCAAGGGACCTGCAGTTCATTCTTTAAGAGCACAGGCTGATAAGGCTGATTATTCAAGAACTATGAGGGAAGTCCTTGAAAATACTGATAATATCACCATTAAACAGGCAGAAGTTAATGAAATTATAATAGAAGATAATCTTGTTAAAGGTGTAAAGATAAATACCGGTATCGAATATCTTACAAAGGCCGTCGTTCTTTGTACAGGAGTATATCTTAAAGCAAGATGTCTTTGTGGCGAAGCTATTACTTATACCGGACCGAATGGTTTACAAAGTGCTACGCATCTTTCTGATTCCTTAAAAGCAGCAGGAATAGAACTTCAGAGATATAAAACGGGTACGCCAGCAAGAATTGATGCAAGAACTATTGATTTTTCAAAGATGGAACCACAATCAGGAGATGAGAGAGTAGTACCATTTTCGTTCTCTACAGATCCGGAATCTGTTCAAAAAGATCAGGTAAATTGTTATCTTACCTATACTAATGAAAATACTCATAATATAATTAGGTCAAATTTAGACAGATCACCGATCTATGCCGGAGTTATAGAGGGTACAGGTCCGAGATATTGTCCTTCTATAGAAGATAAGGTAGTTAAATTCGCGGATAAAGAAAGACATCAGGTTTTTTTGGAACCTGAGGGATTACATACTAATGAGTGGTATGTTGATGGAATGAGCAGTTCTTTACCTGAAGATGTTCAAATGCAGATGTACAGATCAGTTCCAGGACTGGAACATGCTCATATAGTAAGAAATGCTTATGCAATTGAATATGATTGTATAAAAGCAAAACAGCTTAAGCCTTCTTTAGAGTTTAAGAAAATAAGCGGACTTTTTTCAGGCGGACAGTTTAATGGAAGTTCAGGCTATGAAGAAGCAGCAGCACAGGGACTTGTAGCAGGTATAAATGCTGCAATGTATATAAAAAAGAAAAATCCTTTGATAATCGACAGATCTGAGGGATATATCGGCGTTCTTATAGATGATCTTGTTACTAAAGATAGTTTTGAGCCGTATAGGATGATGACGAGTCGAGCTGAATATAGACTTCTTTTAAGACAGGACAATGCGGATATTAGACTTAGAAGAAAAGGATATGAAGTTGGTCTTATTTCAGAAGAGCAGATGGAATATCTGGAATATAAGGAAAAAACTATCAAATCTGAGATAGAGAGACTTAAAAATATAAAAGTTGGGGCTGGAAAGGCATTTTCGGATTTTCTTATTTCCGTTGGTTCTACTCCATTAGCTACAGGAGCCAGTCTTGAAGAATTAATAAGAAGACCTGAATTGAATTATGAAAAACTGGCTCCATTGGATAAGGATAGACCTGATCTCTCTCAGGAAATTATTGATCAGATCAATATTGAAATAAAGTATCGTGGTTATATCGAGAGAGAAGAGCGACAGGTAGAGAAATTCAGAAAGCTTGAAGAAAAGAAAATTCCTTCTGATATAGATTATAATTCAATCAAAGGTATAAGACTTGAGGCTCAGCAAAAATTATCAGATTTTAAACCTGTTTCAGTAGGTCAGGCTGCAAGAATACAGGGAGTTTCACCAGCAGATATTCAGGTTCTTCTTATATACTTAAAGTCAAAGCATATTTAATATGAGGATATATATGGAAAACAGTAAAATTTTAACTGATGCTTTAGATGAGTTAAAAATAGAATATGATGATAAAAAAATTCAGTTGCTATTAAAATATTATGATATGCTCATTGAGAAGAATAAGGTAATGAATTTAACTGCAATTACTGATTTCAATGAAGTTATGATCAAACATTTTGCAGATAGTCTATCTGTTTTAAAGTTTGTTGAATTTGAAGATGGCAATAAAGTTCTCGATCTCGGTACTGGTGCCGGATTTCCAGGAATACCGCTAAAAATTTTCTTACCAAATGTAGAATTTCTCCTGGTTGATTCTGTTAATAAAAAATTGAATTTTATAAATGAAGTAATCGAGAAATTAGGACTTAACAAAATTTCAGTTTT is from Lachnospiraceae bacterium C1.1 and encodes:
- the mnmG gene encoding tRNA uridine-5-carboxymethylaminomethyl(34) synthesis enzyme MnmG, translated to MTIEDFDVAVVGAGHAGCEAALATARLGLKTIVFTVSVNSIALMPCNPNIGGSSKGHLVREIDALGGEMGKNIDKTFIQSKMLNSSKGPAVHSLRAQADKADYSRTMREVLENTDNITIKQAEVNEIIIEDNLVKGVKINTGIEYLTKAVVLCTGVYLKARCLCGEAITYTGPNGLQSATHLSDSLKAAGIELQRYKTGTPARIDARTIDFSKMEPQSGDERVVPFSFSTDPESVQKDQVNCYLTYTNENTHNIIRSNLDRSPIYAGVIEGTGPRYCPSIEDKVVKFADKERHQVFLEPEGLHTNEWYVDGMSSSLPEDVQMQMYRSVPGLEHAHIVRNAYAIEYDCIKAKQLKPSLEFKKISGLFSGGQFNGSSGYEEAAAQGLVAGINAAMYIKKKNPLIIDRSEGYIGVLIDDLVTKDSFEPYRMMTSRAEYRLLLRQDNADIRLRRKGYEVGLISEEQMEYLEYKEKTIKSEIERLKNIKVGAGKAFSDFLISVGSTPLATGASLEELIRRPELNYEKLAPLDKDRPDLSQEIIDQINIEIKYRGYIEREERQVEKFRKLEEKKIPSDIDYNSIKGIRLEAQQKLSDFKPVSVGQAARIQGVSPADIQVLLIYLKSKHI
- the rsmG gene encoding 16S rRNA (guanine(527)-N(7))-methyltransferase RsmG; the protein is MENSKILTDALDELKIEYDDKKIQLLLKYYDMLIEKNKVMNLTAITDFNEVMIKHFADSLSVLKFVEFEDGNKVLDLGTGAGFPGIPLKIFLPNVEFLLVDSVNKKLNFINEVIEKLGLNKISVLHARAEELGHKEDFREKFDFVCSRAVANLSTLSEYTIPFLRQDGLFVSYKASIVNEEISNAEKAIKILGAKIEKVEKFSLPGIGDERDFVFIKKISKTPKKFPRKSGVPSKEPL